GCCGCCCTTTCAAAATAGCCTATTTCATCCTGGCCGCCAGCATAAACCCGGTCATTACTGTCCATGGCCAATGCCCGCACAATCGTCTTGTTCGGTAACGGATATACGTTCCAGTGACTGCCGTCATAGGTCAGCATGCCTTCATTATTGGCGAAATACATCATGCCTCTGCTGTCTTGCCGGATGTCCCAGGTTTGTGTCCCTGCTTTGAAATCACTTTTGCTGTAATTGATGATCTGTGGCAGCCCTATAGTGTTTTGTCCGGCACAGGTCAGCGAGTATAGGTATATCAAGATAAGCAAACACCATCTTCTCATAAAATGAAGATATAAAATTAGGATGATGTAGTAATGATGTAGTCGATATTTATTGATAATCAATTTCTTGCTGATTTGTGATGTAGTAGAGATGTAGCGGTTTTGTTTGGGTAGAAGAGGGCATCCTATAATTTTACTGCATCCAAACAACATCCCTGTCAACTAAAATCCAAAACGGAATCTTCAAAAAAACTGAAACGAAAGATCAGCATCATCACCGGACATCCTCCCGTATGAAACTGTAAAAACTGACTCACGTATGAAAAAATTTCTTCCATGCATGCTCATGCCTGTACTGTTGTTTTTTGCCAATATGTCATGGGCACAAAACATTCCCGTTACCGGTAAAGTAACAGACGAAAAAGGGGAAGCTATCCCCGGGGCATCAGTGGTGTCCCGCAACAGCAAGACGGCCGTAGCCGCCAATGCCGATGGCACATTCCGCATCAATGTGCTCGCCGGCGAAAAAATCCTGCACGTATCCGCCGTAGGGTTCATTCAACAGGAAGTCACCATCACTGCGGCACCGTTGCACATCAGGTTACAGACATCTCCCGGTGACCTTAACGAGGTACTGGTAGTAGGTTATGGTACCCAGAAAGTGACGAAAGTATCAGGCGCGGTGTCTACTGTAAAAGGCAACGATATTGTGTCCCTTCGCCCGGTAAGACCGGAAGAAGCCCTGCAAGGCCGCGCTTCCGGTGTGAACGTTATCCAGAGCGGCTCCCCCGGCTCCAAACCTACCGTGCTGATAAGAGGCATCCCCTCCTACACCGGCACCGATCCTCTCGTGATCATCGATGGGGCCATGCAGTCGCTCGATGACCTCAACGCACTCAATGCCGCAGACATCGAATCCATCAACGTACTGAAAGACGCGGCCACCACCGCTATCTACGGCGTGAAAGGCGGCAACGGCGTTATTGTGGTCACCACCCGCGGCGGTAAAAAGAACCAGAAGCCCGATCTGACCATCAATGCCAATTACGGCGTACAAGAAGTGCTGAAAACCATCCCGGTATTGAACGCAGCCGAATATGGCGCCATTATCAATGAAGGCAGCGTGGCCTCCGGCGGTAATATCATCTTCCCCGATCTTACCAAATTAGGCGCAGGCACCAACTGGCAGAAAGAAATCTTCCACTCCGCCCCCATCATGAGCTACAATGCCAGTTCCCGCGGCGGCAGTGATAAGATGACCTACTTCCTGTCTGCCGGCTACCTCGCACAGGACGGCATCACCGGCGGCGGCAGCAAATCCAACTTCAAAAGGATCAATGTTACGGCCAACGTTTCAGTAGATATCACCCGCAAGCTGAAATTCATCCTGAATACCAGTTTCGTGAACATCAAAAGCAAAGGGATACAGGAAAACTCTTTCAACTCCATTATCGGCAGCGCGCTCAACTTCGACCCCACTGTGCCTGTATATAATGATGTGCCCAATACCTATGGCAAATACAGCTTCAGCAACCTGCTGCTTTCTGAAATATTCAACCCGCTCACCAAACTGGAGAACACCTTCAACCAAAACAACGGCAACAAGCTGTATGGTAAAGCGGAACTGCAATATGAAGTGATCAAAGACCTGAAACTGACCGGCCGTTTCGGGTACACCAACTGGGACAATACCGGCAAAACCTTCACGCCGCTGGCTTTCTACGGCCCACTCAATGTGGAAAACACCATGATGGCCGATGGTACGCCCGTGATTATCAAAAATGGCCTCGGTGGTATCTCCTCCAGTTCACATAACAATGTTTCGCAGACCAAAGAAGGCAATTTCAGTTTCACCGCTGAAGCATTCGCCAACTATACCTTTAATGTGAAACAATATCACCACTTCGATGTGGTTGCCGGAGGCGCTATGTATAAAACAACGGCCAACGGAATCACAGCCACCGCTCAGGACGTGCCTTTCAACTCCTGGGCCTTTGCCGACCTCAGTGCCGCCACCGGTAACAATACCGCCGGCGTGATCTATTTCCGCGATACCGTGATCAACGGCGTAGCCACACAGGTACGCGACCCGCGCGGCGACGTGGCGCCTAACCTCAACGCACGCACGAACAGCAACTATTACTCTTTCCGTCGTAACCTGTCTTACTTCGGCAGGATCAACTACGATTATAAAGACAAGTACCTGGCCTCCTTTACCGCCAGAAGGGACGGCTCCTATGCGTTCGGCTTAAATAACCCGTATGCTAACTTTTTCTCCGGCTCCGCCGGATGGGTGGCCTCCCAGGAAGACTTCTTCCGGTCAGACCTGATCAGCTTCCTGAAAATCAGGGGCAGCTATGGCACTGTCGGCAACGAGAACGTGAAGCCCTCTCCCGTTAAAATAGTCACCGGTGGGCCCAACTATGCCGATGGTAACAACAACGGCTACACGTTTGGCAACACCTTCCTCCCCGGTTCTACGGTCGCCTCCTATGCCAACCCCAGCATGTCATGGGAAAAACAGACACAGTTCAACGCCGGCTTCGACGTTACCTTCTATAAAAACAAATTCTCTGTGTCAGCAGATTATTTCAGGAAAGAAGTAAAAGGACTGTTGTTCGTATCCGAACCGTCGCTGTACCTGGGCACCGCGCAGGTACCGGAATCCAATATCGGTTCTACCCGCAGCAGCGGCGTGGAACTGTCGGTGGGCTACAATGAAAACATCACCCGTGACCTGAAACTCAGCACCAACATCAACTTCACCACTGCCCGTAATATCGTGACCGCCACCAACGAAGACGGCACCGCCTTCATTCAGGGTGGCAACTACTTCAACGGCGTGTCCCAGAATGTGACCCGTTTTGAAAAAGGTAAAGCGCCCGGCTACTTTTATGGCTACAAAACCGCCGGCCTGTTCCAGACCACCGACGAAATCGCCAAAGCTCCCAGACAGGACGGCGCCCAGCCCGGCGATATCCGCTTCGTGGACGTAAATGGTGACGGCGTTATCAACGACAAAGACAAAACCGAGATAGGCAACCCCTTCCCGAAATTCACCCTCGGATGGAACCTGTCGCTCTCCTATAAAAAGTTTGACCTTAACGTGTTCACCTATGCTTCTGTGGGCAACGACGTATATCGTGCCTATGAAAGGAACGCCAATTACACCAACAAATTCCGCGATGTGCTGGACAGATGGACCGGCCCCGGCAGCACCAACGACGCCCGCCACCCCCGTTACTCCTTCACCGATGCCAACAGTAATATCCGCGCTTCCGACCGCTATGTGGAAGACGGCTCTTTTGTGAAAATTAAAAATATCGTGCTAGGCTACACCCTGCCAACCAGCTTCTTCCAAAGAGCAGGCTTCTCACAGGTACGCCTCTACGCTCAGGTGAAAAACGCCTTCACTTTCACGAAATATTCCGGCTACGATCCTGAAATATCCGGTTTCATCATGAACACCGGTGTAGACCGCGGCGCCTACCCACAAGCCAGGACATGGTCTGTAGGCGTTGATTTCAAACTGTAAAAACTAACAACATGAAGAACTTACTGCATATAACCGGACTGCTCGTTACCCTGGTGTTGCTCCCTTCCTGCAAGAAGTGGGTGGACTATGACGCGCATGAAGATTTCCTCGTTACAGAAAAAGACTACCTCCAGTCAGCCAATGATTACAACACGATGGTGATAAGCGTATACTCGCCGTTGCAATGGCTCAACCAAACCGTTCCCATTGGCGATATCGCCTCCGACAACGCCGTTACCGGCGGAGAAAACGCCTCCGACGTGCTGGGCCTGCAACAGATCGATGACTATACCTATACGCCGGCCAACGACTATCTCACCGAGATCTGGAAGTCGGCCTATGAAGGTATCAACCGCGCTAATTATCTCACCCAGTACAAAGACAAAAACATCTCCGGCAACAGCATCAATTTCGCTGGTAAAGACGCGCTCTACGGAGAAATATATTTTCTTCGCGCATATTACTATTTCACGCTCGTGAAATTTTTTGGAGATGTGCCCCTGTTTTTTGAAAGACGGTTAAACCTGTCCGATTCCAGGAAGCTGCAAAGAGCGCCTAAAGCCGATGTGTACGCGCAAATAGAAAAAGACCTCAACGCTGCCATTGCGGTGCTGCCGAACACCAACCCGCAGGCAGGACGCGTCACCAAATACGCCGCACAGGCATTGCTGGGCAAAGTGCTGGTTTACGAAAACAAGTTCGACGCCGCAGCTGCCATACTGGAAAACGTGGCCAACGGTCCCTTTACACTGGTGCCCAATTTCGCCGACATCTTCGTACAATCCGGCGAAAACGGCGCTGAGTCAATATTTGAAATCCAGTACTCCAACCTGTTCCCTTACTGGAACTGGGGTGCCGCCACCCGCGGCCAGGGCAACTATGCTGTGCAGCAATGCGGTATCCGCGGTCTTACAGGTTCCAGTCCATATGCGCCGGGATGGAGCACCAACCTGCCTACACAGGAACTGGCCAAAGCCTATGCTGCCGGCGATCAGCGGAAAGAGGTGACCGTGCTGGACATAGAAGCCTACAAAACAGCGCACCCGGAATTTACGATCACTTACCAGACAGCACCCTACAAAAACACCGGTCTGTATAACCAGAAATACCTGCCGCGTAAAGGAGAAACTTCCGGTCAGACAGAACTCAACTACCTGAACAACTATCGCACCATCCGTTATGCAGAAGTGCTGCTGCTGGCCGCAGAGGCCAACAACCGTGCTGCTACGCCCAACGATGCCAAAGCCCGCGATTATCTCAACAAGGTACGCCGCCGCGCTTTCCGCGATAACCTGCATGACGTTACCGCTTCCGGAACAGCGCTCAGACAGGCGATATGGGATGAACGCCGGCTGGAACTGGCCATGGAAGGCGACCGTTTCTTTGACCTGGTCCGCACCGGCCGCGCAGCTACTGTCATTACCGGTTTCAAAGCAGGTAAAAATGAGTTGTTCCCTATTCCCCAACGGGAAATAGAGATATCCCAACTGCAACAGAATCCGGGTTATTAACCATCAACATCCAACAGCATGAACAAACTTTCGTATATACCGCTCCTGCTGCTCATTGCCCTGGGCAGCAGCTGCAACAAAGACACCTTCGACAATACGGACTTCCTGAAAACAGGTACCGCCCCTTCCGACGAAGCCATCAACTTTAAAATCACCAACGATAACTCCGGCCTTGTCACCATTACGCCCAACAGCGCCGGCGCTACCGCCTACGATATTTATTTTGGAGACGCCACCACCGACCCGGCACGCGTACTTCCCGGACAAAATACCACCCACATTTATAAAGAAGGCACCTATCCGGTGAAAGTAGTCGCCAGCGGCATTACCGGCCAGAAAACAGAGGTCACCAAACAACTTGTTGTAACATTCCGGGCACCTGAAAGCCTGACCATCACGGCCAACGCCAGCCTGCATGATCTTACAGTGTCGGCCAAAGCGTTGTACGCGACCGGAGGATACAAAGTGTACTTCGGCGATGCGGCCAATGAAGTACCAGTATTGATCGCTGAAGGTGCCAGTGTTACACATACCTACGCCCAGGCCGGCAAATACCAGGTGAAGGTGGAAGCCCTCAGCGGAGGCGCCGCCAGCACCGCGGCCACCAAAGAAGTGACGATCTACAACGCGCTCACCCTGCCCATGACATTTGAACAACCAGATATCAATTACGCATGGGGCGATTTCGGCGGCAGCGTTACCTCCGTTATTCCCAATCCATACCCTGGCGGCATTAATACCAGCGCCACCGTTGGCAAAATCATCAAAACAAAAGACCAGACCTGGGCCGGCAATTATATCGTCATGAGCAGCCCTATGGATTTCACCACTACCAAAAAGTTCAAAGTAAAAGTATATTCCTGGCGGCCCGGCCTGCGCGTCCTGTTGCAACTGGAAAGAAACGGCGACAACTCCTTCATGGAAAATACGGAAGCCGTTACCACGCAAGCCAATACCTGGGAAGAGCTGACCTTCGACTTCAGCAGTAAAATTACAGACAACAGCAAAAAACTACAGAACATCCTGTTCTTCCTGGACAATGGTACTCAGGGGGATGGCAGCCAGAACTACACCATCCTGTTTGACGACATCGTATTAACCAACTAATTGCACACGTATGATCCAGTATATAAAACAAACGTTCCTGTTCATTGCCGTGCTGTTGCTGGCCGGCAGCTGCAACAAAGACGATTATAAATTCGGCAGCCTCGACACACCCGGCAAACCGGTGCTTACGCTCACCATCAACGGGAAAGATGCCACCCATCCCAATGGCGACGGCACCGGCACCATACAGCTGAACATCAGCTCCGAACATGCCTATAACTACAAAGTGGATTTCGGCGATGGACAACCATCTAAGACCAGTACCGTCAACGCCTACACGTATACATACAAACATACCGGCATCAAAAAATTCACCGTCACCGTGTATGCCTCCGGTAAAGCCGGCATCACCAGCACCAATACCGTGGAGGTGGAGATATACCGTGCCTTCACGCCTAACCCGGAGCTGGTCAGTATGCTCACCAACAACGGC
The Chitinophaga varians genome window above contains:
- a CDS encoding SusC/RagA family TonB-linked outer membrane protein; translation: MKKFLPCMLMPVLLFFANMSWAQNIPVTGKVTDEKGEAIPGASVVSRNSKTAVAANADGTFRINVLAGEKILHVSAVGFIQQEVTITAAPLHIRLQTSPGDLNEVLVVGYGTQKVTKVSGAVSTVKGNDIVSLRPVRPEEALQGRASGVNVIQSGSPGSKPTVLIRGIPSYTGTDPLVIIDGAMQSLDDLNALNAADIESINVLKDAATTAIYGVKGGNGVIVVTTRGGKKNQKPDLTINANYGVQEVLKTIPVLNAAEYGAIINEGSVASGGNIIFPDLTKLGAGTNWQKEIFHSAPIMSYNASSRGGSDKMTYFLSAGYLAQDGITGGGSKSNFKRINVTANVSVDITRKLKFILNTSFVNIKSKGIQENSFNSIIGSALNFDPTVPVYNDVPNTYGKYSFSNLLLSEIFNPLTKLENTFNQNNGNKLYGKAELQYEVIKDLKLTGRFGYTNWDNTGKTFTPLAFYGPLNVENTMMADGTPVIIKNGLGGISSSSHNNVSQTKEGNFSFTAEAFANYTFNVKQYHHFDVVAGGAMYKTTANGITATAQDVPFNSWAFADLSAATGNNTAGVIYFRDTVINGVATQVRDPRGDVAPNLNARTNSNYYSFRRNLSYFGRINYDYKDKYLASFTARRDGSYAFGLNNPYANFFSGSAGWVASQEDFFRSDLISFLKIRGSYGTVGNENVKPSPVKIVTGGPNYADGNNNGYTFGNTFLPGSTVASYANPSMSWEKQTQFNAGFDVTFYKNKFSVSADYFRKEVKGLLFVSEPSLYLGTAQVPESNIGSTRSSGVELSVGYNENITRDLKLSTNINFTTARNIVTATNEDGTAFIQGGNYFNGVSQNVTRFEKGKAPGYFYGYKTAGLFQTTDEIAKAPRQDGAQPGDIRFVDVNGDGVINDKDKTEIGNPFPKFTLGWNLSLSYKKFDLNVFTYASVGNDVYRAYERNANYTNKFRDVLDRWTGPGSTNDARHPRYSFTDANSNIRASDRYVEDGSFVKIKNIVLGYTLPTSFFQRAGFSQVRLYAQVKNAFTFTKYSGYDPEISGFIMNTGVDRGAYPQARTWSVGVDFKL
- a CDS encoding RagB/SusD family nutrient uptake outer membrane protein, which codes for MKNLLHITGLLVTLVLLPSCKKWVDYDAHEDFLVTEKDYLQSANDYNTMVISVYSPLQWLNQTVPIGDIASDNAVTGGENASDVLGLQQIDDYTYTPANDYLTEIWKSAYEGINRANYLTQYKDKNISGNSINFAGKDALYGEIYFLRAYYYFTLVKFFGDVPLFFERRLNLSDSRKLQRAPKADVYAQIEKDLNAAIAVLPNTNPQAGRVTKYAAQALLGKVLVYENKFDAAAAILENVANGPFTLVPNFADIFVQSGENGAESIFEIQYSNLFPYWNWGAATRGQGNYAVQQCGIRGLTGSSPYAPGWSTNLPTQELAKAYAAGDQRKEVTVLDIEAYKTAHPEFTITYQTAPYKNTGLYNQKYLPRKGETSGQTELNYLNNYRTIRYAEVLLLAAEANNRAATPNDAKARDYLNKVRRRAFRDNLHDVTASGTALRQAIWDERRLELAMEGDRFFDLVRTGRAATVITGFKAGKNELFPIPQREIEISQLQQNPGY
- a CDS encoding PKD domain-containing protein, with the protein product MNKLSYIPLLLLIALGSSCNKDTFDNTDFLKTGTAPSDEAINFKITNDNSGLVTITPNSAGATAYDIYFGDATTDPARVLPGQNTTHIYKEGTYPVKVVASGITGQKTEVTKQLVVTFRAPESLTITANASLHDLTVSAKALYATGGYKVYFGDAANEVPVLIAEGASVTHTYAQAGKYQVKVEALSGGAASTAATKEVTIYNALTLPMTFEQPDINYAWGDFGGSVTSVIPNPYPGGINTSATVGKIIKTKDQTWAGNYIVMSSPMDFTTTKKFKVKVYSWRPGLRVLLQLERNGDNSFMENTEAVTTQANTWEELTFDFSSKITDNSKKLQNILFFLDNGTQGDGSQNYTILFDDIVLTN